A genomic segment from Dasypus novemcinctus isolate mDasNov1 chromosome X, mDasNov1.1.hap2, whole genome shotgun sequence encodes:
- the PDZD4 gene encoding PDZ domain-containing protein 4 isoform X4: MGCNMCVVQKPEEQYKVMLQEVELYKTSHRDKLGLMVCYRTDDEEDLGIYVGEVNPNSIAAKDGRIREGDRIIQINGVDVQNREEAVAILSQEENTNISLLVARPESELTKRWKDSDRDDFLDDFGPETEGKLKSPPAQQLGNEEEKGAPEGGPGLSNSQELDSGVGRTDESTRNEESSEHDLLGDEPPSTINTPRSLRKFGLPGDALQSRDFHFSMDSLLAEGAGLGGDVPGLTDEEYERYRELLEIKCHLENGNQPGLLFPRAAGGNGALDVNRNESLGHEMAMLEEELRHLEFKCRNILRAQKMQQLRERCMKAWLLEEEGLYHLAAGEPQKRELSDISELPEKSDRDSTSAYNTGESCRSTPLLTEPLPESPLRRAAAAGNSNLNRTTPGPPGPQAAPPPGGPAKFRSLSRDPEVARRQRAEDRGRRGPKPGTALERAGPEGSPYLARRPRGPGPEAEHYHSCVQLTPPHPLDELGPGPLGLVGGPRAGGVVAAPGAEAPRMEWKVKVRSDGTRYVAKRPVRDRLLKARALKIREERSGMTTDDDAVSEMKMGRYWSKEERKQHLIRAREQRKRREFMMQSRLECLREQQGGDSKAELNIIALSHRKTMKKRNKKILDNWITIQEMLAHGTRSADGKRVYNPLLSVTTV, encoded by the exons ATGGGATGTAATATGTGCGTGGTCCAGAAACCGGAGGAGCAGTACAAAGTGATGCTGCAG GAGGTGGAACTGTACAAAACCAGCCACCGAGACAAGCTGGGCCTGATGGTTTGCTACCGCACGGATGACGAGGAGGACCTGGGCATCTACGTTGGAGAG GTAAATCCCAACAGCATCGCGGCCAAAGATGGCCGGATCCGTGAGGGAGACCGCATCATCCAG ATCAACGGTGTGGACGTGCAGAACCGGGAGGAGGCGGTGGCCATCCTGAGCCAGGAGGAGAACACCAACATCTCCCTGCTGGTGGCCCGGCCCGAGAGCGAG CTGACGAAGCGGTGGAAGGACAGCGACCGGGATGACTTCTTAGATGACTTTGGCCCCGAGACTGAGGGGAAGCTGAAATCCCCTCCTGCCCAGCAG CTTGGcaatgaggaggagaagggggccCCCGAGGGGGGCCCGGGGCTGAGCAACAGCCAGGAGCTGGACAGCGGGGTGGGCCGGACGGATGAGAGCACACGCAACGAGGAGAGCTCTGAGCACGACCTCCTGGGTGACGAGCCCCCGAGCACCATCAACACCCCCCGGAGCCTGCGCAAGTTTGGCCTCCCCGGGGACGCCCTGCAGAGCCGTGACTTCCACTTCAGCATGGACTCGCTGCTGGCCGAGGGCGCGGGGCTGGGCGGCGACGTCCCGGGCCTCACCGACGAGGAGTACGAGCGCTACCGGGAGCTGCTGGAGATCAAGTGCCACCTGGAGAACGGCAACCAGCCGGGCCTCCTGTTCCCCCGGGCCGCGGGCGGCAACGGCGCCCTGGACGTCAACCGCAACGAGAGCCTGGGCCACGAGATGGCCATGCTGGAGGAGGAGCTGCGGCACCTGGAGTTCAAGTGCCGCAACATCCTGCGGGCCCAGAAGATGCAGCAGCTGCGGGAGCGCTGCATGAAGGCCTGGCTGCTGGAGGAGGAGGGCCTCTACCACCTGGCCGCCGGCGAGCCCCAGAAGCGCGAGCTGTCCGACATCTCCGAGCTGCCCGAGAAGTCCGACAGGGACAGCACCAGTGCCTACAACACGGGCGAGAGCTGCCGCAGCACCCCTTTGCTGACCGAGCCCCTGCCCGAGAGCCCCCTGCGGCGCGCCGCTGCCGCCGGCAACTCCAACTTGAACCGGACCACCCCCGGGCCCCCGGGTCCCCAGGCGGCACCCCCGCCGGGCGGCCCAGCCAAGTTCCGATCCCTCTCCCGGGATCCCGAGGTGGCCCGGAGACAGCGTGCGGAGGACCGCGGCCGCCGCGGCCCCAAGCCGGGCACGGCCCTGGAGCGCGCAGGCCCCGAGGGCAGCCCTTACCTGGCGCGGCGCCCCCGCGGGCCGGGCCCCGAGGCGGAGCACTACCACAGCTGCGTGCAGCTGACCCCGCCGCACCCCCTGGACGAGCTGGGCCCCGGGCCCTTGGGCCTGGTGGGCGGCCCCCGGGCGGGAGGCGTGGTGGCGGCCCCGGGCGCCGAGGCGCCGCGCATGGAGTGGAAGGTGAAGGTGCGCAGCGACGGCACCCGCTATGTGGCCAAGCGGCCCGTGCGTGACCGGCTGCTGAAGGCCCGCGCCCTGAAGATCCGCGAGGAGCGCAGCGGCATGACCACGGATGACGACGCGGTGAGTGAGATGAAGATGGGCCGCTACTGGAGCAAGGAGGAGCGCAAGCAGCACCTGATCCGCGCGCGCGAGCAGCGGAAGCGGCGCGAGTTCATGATGCAGAGCCGGCTCGAGTGCCTGCGCGAGCAGCAGGGCGGCGACAGCAAGGCCGAGCTCAACATCATCGCCCTGAGCCACCGCAAGACCATGAAGAAGCGGAACAAGAAGATCCTGGACAACTGGATCACCATCCAGGAGATGCTGGCCCACGGCACGCGCTCCGCCGACGGCAAGCGGGTCTACAACCCGCTGCTGTCCGTCACCACCGTCTGA
- the PDZD4 gene encoding PDZ domain-containing protein 4 isoform X3, giving the protein MGCNMCVVQKPEEQYKVMLQVNGKELSKLSQEQTLEALRSSKEPLVIQVLRRSPRLRGDGSCHDLQLVDSGTQTDITFEHIMALGKLRPPTPPMVVLEPYVLSELPPISHEYYDPAEFMEGSQQEADRMDELEYEEVELYKTSHRDKLGLMVCYRTDDEEDLGIYVGEINGVDVQNREEAVAILSQEENTNISLLVARPESELTKRWKDSDRDDFLDDFGPETEGKLKSPPAQQLGNEEEKGAPEGGPGLSNSQELDSGVGRTDESTRNEESSEHDLLGDEPPSTINTPRSLRKFGLPGDALQSRDFHFSMDSLLAEGAGLGGDVPGLTDEEYERYRELLEIKCHLENGNQPGLLFPRAAGGNGALDVNRNESLGHEMAMLEEELRHLEFKCRNILRAQKMQQLRERCMKAWLLEEEGLYHLAAGEPQKRELSDISELPEKSDRDSTSAYNTGESCRSTPLLTEPLPESPLRRAAAAGNSNLNRTTPGPPGPQAAPPPGGPAKFRSLSRDPEVARRQRAEDRGRRGPKPGTALERAGPEGSPYLARRPRGPGPEAEHYHSCVQLTPPHPLDELGPGPLGLVGGPRAGGVVAAPGAEAPRMEWKVKVRSDGTRYVAKRPVRDRLLKARALKIREERSGMTTDDDAVSEMKMGRYWSKEERKQHLIRAREQRKRREFMMQSRLECLREQQGGDSKAELNIIALSHRKTMKKRNKKILDNWITIQEMLAHGTRSADGKRVYNPLLSVTTV; this is encoded by the exons ATGGGATGTAATATGTGCGTGGTCCAGAAACCGGAGGAGCAGTACAAAGTGATGCTGCAG GTGAACGGGAAGGAGCTCTCCAAGCTGTCTCAGGAGCAAACCCTAGAGGCCCTGCGCTCCTCCAAGGAGCCCCTGGTGATCCAGGTGCTGAGGCGCAGCCCCCGCCTCCGGGGCGATGGCTCCTGCCACGACCTGCAGCTGGTGGACAGTGGCACTCAGACCGATATCACCTTCGAGCACATCATGGCGCTGGGCAAGCTGCGGCCGCCCACCCCGCCCATGGTCGTCCTGGAGCCGTACGTCCTTTCCGAGCT CCCCCCGATCAGCCATGAGTATTATGACCCGGCGGAGTTCATGGAGGGCAGCCAGCAGGAGGCAGACCGTATGGACGAGCTGGAGTACGAG GAGGTGGAACTGTACAAAACCAGCCACCGAGACAAGCTGGGCCTGATGGTTTGCTACCGCACGGATGACGAGGAGGACCTGGGCATCTACGTTGGAGAG ATCAACGGTGTGGACGTGCAGAACCGGGAGGAGGCGGTGGCCATCCTGAGCCAGGAGGAGAACACCAACATCTCCCTGCTGGTGGCCCGGCCCGAGAGCGAG CTGACGAAGCGGTGGAAGGACAGCGACCGGGATGACTTCTTAGATGACTTTGGCCCCGAGACTGAGGGGAAGCTGAAATCCCCTCCTGCCCAGCAG CTTGGcaatgaggaggagaagggggccCCCGAGGGGGGCCCGGGGCTGAGCAACAGCCAGGAGCTGGACAGCGGGGTGGGCCGGACGGATGAGAGCACACGCAACGAGGAGAGCTCTGAGCACGACCTCCTGGGTGACGAGCCCCCGAGCACCATCAACACCCCCCGGAGCCTGCGCAAGTTTGGCCTCCCCGGGGACGCCCTGCAGAGCCGTGACTTCCACTTCAGCATGGACTCGCTGCTGGCCGAGGGCGCGGGGCTGGGCGGCGACGTCCCGGGCCTCACCGACGAGGAGTACGAGCGCTACCGGGAGCTGCTGGAGATCAAGTGCCACCTGGAGAACGGCAACCAGCCGGGCCTCCTGTTCCCCCGGGCCGCGGGCGGCAACGGCGCCCTGGACGTCAACCGCAACGAGAGCCTGGGCCACGAGATGGCCATGCTGGAGGAGGAGCTGCGGCACCTGGAGTTCAAGTGCCGCAACATCCTGCGGGCCCAGAAGATGCAGCAGCTGCGGGAGCGCTGCATGAAGGCCTGGCTGCTGGAGGAGGAGGGCCTCTACCACCTGGCCGCCGGCGAGCCCCAGAAGCGCGAGCTGTCCGACATCTCCGAGCTGCCCGAGAAGTCCGACAGGGACAGCACCAGTGCCTACAACACGGGCGAGAGCTGCCGCAGCACCCCTTTGCTGACCGAGCCCCTGCCCGAGAGCCCCCTGCGGCGCGCCGCTGCCGCCGGCAACTCCAACTTGAACCGGACCACCCCCGGGCCCCCGGGTCCCCAGGCGGCACCCCCGCCGGGCGGCCCAGCCAAGTTCCGATCCCTCTCCCGGGATCCCGAGGTGGCCCGGAGACAGCGTGCGGAGGACCGCGGCCGCCGCGGCCCCAAGCCGGGCACGGCCCTGGAGCGCGCAGGCCCCGAGGGCAGCCCTTACCTGGCGCGGCGCCCCCGCGGGCCGGGCCCCGAGGCGGAGCACTACCACAGCTGCGTGCAGCTGACCCCGCCGCACCCCCTGGACGAGCTGGGCCCCGGGCCCTTGGGCCTGGTGGGCGGCCCCCGGGCGGGAGGCGTGGTGGCGGCCCCGGGCGCCGAGGCGCCGCGCATGGAGTGGAAGGTGAAGGTGCGCAGCGACGGCACCCGCTATGTGGCCAAGCGGCCCGTGCGTGACCGGCTGCTGAAGGCCCGCGCCCTGAAGATCCGCGAGGAGCGCAGCGGCATGACCACGGATGACGACGCGGTGAGTGAGATGAAGATGGGCCGCTACTGGAGCAAGGAGGAGCGCAAGCAGCACCTGATCCGCGCGCGCGAGCAGCGGAAGCGGCGCGAGTTCATGATGCAGAGCCGGCTCGAGTGCCTGCGCGAGCAGCAGGGCGGCGACAGCAAGGCCGAGCTCAACATCATCGCCCTGAGCCACCGCAAGACCATGAAGAAGCGGAACAAGAAGATCCTGGACAACTGGATCACCATCCAGGAGATGCTGGCCCACGGCACGCGCTCCGCCGACGGCAAGCGGGTCTACAACCCGCTGCTGTCCGTCACCACCGTCTGA
- the PDZD4 gene encoding PDZ domain-containing protein 4 isoform X1, whose amino-acid sequence MGCNMCVVQKPEEQYKVMLQVNGKELSKLSQEQTLEALRSSKEPLVIQVLRRSPRLRGDGSCHDLQLVDSGTQTDITFEHIMALGKLRPPTPPMVVLEPYVLSELPPISHEYYDPAEFMEGSQQEADRMDELEYEEVELYKTSHRDKLGLMVCYRTDDEEDLGIYVGEVNPNSIAAKDGRIREGDRIIQINGVDVQNREEAVAILSQEENTNISLLVARPESELTKRWKDSDRDDFLDDFGPETEGKLKSPPAQQLGNEEEKGAPEGGPGLSNSQELDSGVGRTDESTRNEESSEHDLLGDEPPSTINTPRSLRKFGLPGDALQSRDFHFSMDSLLAEGAGLGGDVPGLTDEEYERYRELLEIKCHLENGNQPGLLFPRAAGGNGALDVNRNESLGHEMAMLEEELRHLEFKCRNILRAQKMQQLRERCMKAWLLEEEGLYHLAAGEPQKRELSDISELPEKSDRDSTSAYNTGESCRSTPLLTEPLPESPLRRAAAAGNSNLNRTTPGPPGPQAAPPPGGPAKFRSLSRDPEVARRQRAEDRGRRGPKPGTALERAGPEGSPYLARRPRGPGPEAEHYHSCVQLTPPHPLDELGPGPLGLVGGPRAGGVVAAPGAEAPRMEWKVKVRSDGTRYVAKRPVRDRLLKARALKIREERSGMTTDDDAVSEMKMGRYWSKEERKQHLIRAREQRKRREFMMQSRLECLREQQGGDSKAELNIIALSHRKTMKKRNKKILDNWITIQEMLAHGTRSADGKRVYNPLLSVTTV is encoded by the exons ATGGGATGTAATATGTGCGTGGTCCAGAAACCGGAGGAGCAGTACAAAGTGATGCTGCAG GTGAACGGGAAGGAGCTCTCCAAGCTGTCTCAGGAGCAAACCCTAGAGGCCCTGCGCTCCTCCAAGGAGCCCCTGGTGATCCAGGTGCTGAGGCGCAGCCCCCGCCTCCGGGGCGATGGCTCCTGCCACGACCTGCAGCTGGTGGACAGTGGCACTCAGACCGATATCACCTTCGAGCACATCATGGCGCTGGGCAAGCTGCGGCCGCCCACCCCGCCCATGGTCGTCCTGGAGCCGTACGTCCTTTCCGAGCT CCCCCCGATCAGCCATGAGTATTATGACCCGGCGGAGTTCATGGAGGGCAGCCAGCAGGAGGCAGACCGTATGGACGAGCTGGAGTACGAG GAGGTGGAACTGTACAAAACCAGCCACCGAGACAAGCTGGGCCTGATGGTTTGCTACCGCACGGATGACGAGGAGGACCTGGGCATCTACGTTGGAGAG GTAAATCCCAACAGCATCGCGGCCAAAGATGGCCGGATCCGTGAGGGAGACCGCATCATCCAG ATCAACGGTGTGGACGTGCAGAACCGGGAGGAGGCGGTGGCCATCCTGAGCCAGGAGGAGAACACCAACATCTCCCTGCTGGTGGCCCGGCCCGAGAGCGAG CTGACGAAGCGGTGGAAGGACAGCGACCGGGATGACTTCTTAGATGACTTTGGCCCCGAGACTGAGGGGAAGCTGAAATCCCCTCCTGCCCAGCAG CTTGGcaatgaggaggagaagggggccCCCGAGGGGGGCCCGGGGCTGAGCAACAGCCAGGAGCTGGACAGCGGGGTGGGCCGGACGGATGAGAGCACACGCAACGAGGAGAGCTCTGAGCACGACCTCCTGGGTGACGAGCCCCCGAGCACCATCAACACCCCCCGGAGCCTGCGCAAGTTTGGCCTCCCCGGGGACGCCCTGCAGAGCCGTGACTTCCACTTCAGCATGGACTCGCTGCTGGCCGAGGGCGCGGGGCTGGGCGGCGACGTCCCGGGCCTCACCGACGAGGAGTACGAGCGCTACCGGGAGCTGCTGGAGATCAAGTGCCACCTGGAGAACGGCAACCAGCCGGGCCTCCTGTTCCCCCGGGCCGCGGGCGGCAACGGCGCCCTGGACGTCAACCGCAACGAGAGCCTGGGCCACGAGATGGCCATGCTGGAGGAGGAGCTGCGGCACCTGGAGTTCAAGTGCCGCAACATCCTGCGGGCCCAGAAGATGCAGCAGCTGCGGGAGCGCTGCATGAAGGCCTGGCTGCTGGAGGAGGAGGGCCTCTACCACCTGGCCGCCGGCGAGCCCCAGAAGCGCGAGCTGTCCGACATCTCCGAGCTGCCCGAGAAGTCCGACAGGGACAGCACCAGTGCCTACAACACGGGCGAGAGCTGCCGCAGCACCCCTTTGCTGACCGAGCCCCTGCCCGAGAGCCCCCTGCGGCGCGCCGCTGCCGCCGGCAACTCCAACTTGAACCGGACCACCCCCGGGCCCCCGGGTCCCCAGGCGGCACCCCCGCCGGGCGGCCCAGCCAAGTTCCGATCCCTCTCCCGGGATCCCGAGGTGGCCCGGAGACAGCGTGCGGAGGACCGCGGCCGCCGCGGCCCCAAGCCGGGCACGGCCCTGGAGCGCGCAGGCCCCGAGGGCAGCCCTTACCTGGCGCGGCGCCCCCGCGGGCCGGGCCCCGAGGCGGAGCACTACCACAGCTGCGTGCAGCTGACCCCGCCGCACCCCCTGGACGAGCTGGGCCCCGGGCCCTTGGGCCTGGTGGGCGGCCCCCGGGCGGGAGGCGTGGTGGCGGCCCCGGGCGCCGAGGCGCCGCGCATGGAGTGGAAGGTGAAGGTGCGCAGCGACGGCACCCGCTATGTGGCCAAGCGGCCCGTGCGTGACCGGCTGCTGAAGGCCCGCGCCCTGAAGATCCGCGAGGAGCGCAGCGGCATGACCACGGATGACGACGCGGTGAGTGAGATGAAGATGGGCCGCTACTGGAGCAAGGAGGAGCGCAAGCAGCACCTGATCCGCGCGCGCGAGCAGCGGAAGCGGCGCGAGTTCATGATGCAGAGCCGGCTCGAGTGCCTGCGCGAGCAGCAGGGCGGCGACAGCAAGGCCGAGCTCAACATCATCGCCCTGAGCCACCGCAAGACCATGAAGAAGCGGAACAAGAAGATCCTGGACAACTGGATCACCATCCAGGAGATGCTGGCCCACGGCACGCGCTCCGCCGACGGCAAGCGGGTCTACAACCCGCTGCTGTCCGTCACCACCGTCTGA
- the PDZD4 gene encoding PDZ domain-containing protein 4 isoform X2 — MGCNMCVVQKPEEQYKVMLQVNGKELSKLSQEQTLEALRSSKEPLVIQVLRRSPRLRGDGSCHDLQLVDSGTQTDITFEHIMALGKLRPPTPPMVVLEPPPISHEYYDPAEFMEGSQQEADRMDELEYEEVELYKTSHRDKLGLMVCYRTDDEEDLGIYVGEVNPNSIAAKDGRIREGDRIIQINGVDVQNREEAVAILSQEENTNISLLVARPESELTKRWKDSDRDDFLDDFGPETEGKLKSPPAQQLGNEEEKGAPEGGPGLSNSQELDSGVGRTDESTRNEESSEHDLLGDEPPSTINTPRSLRKFGLPGDALQSRDFHFSMDSLLAEGAGLGGDVPGLTDEEYERYRELLEIKCHLENGNQPGLLFPRAAGGNGALDVNRNESLGHEMAMLEEELRHLEFKCRNILRAQKMQQLRERCMKAWLLEEEGLYHLAAGEPQKRELSDISELPEKSDRDSTSAYNTGESCRSTPLLTEPLPESPLRRAAAAGNSNLNRTTPGPPGPQAAPPPGGPAKFRSLSRDPEVARRQRAEDRGRRGPKPGTALERAGPEGSPYLARRPRGPGPEAEHYHSCVQLTPPHPLDELGPGPLGLVGGPRAGGVVAAPGAEAPRMEWKVKVRSDGTRYVAKRPVRDRLLKARALKIREERSGMTTDDDAVSEMKMGRYWSKEERKQHLIRAREQRKRREFMMQSRLECLREQQGGDSKAELNIIALSHRKTMKKRNKKILDNWITIQEMLAHGTRSADGKRVYNPLLSVTTV, encoded by the exons ATGGGATGTAATATGTGCGTGGTCCAGAAACCGGAGGAGCAGTACAAAGTGATGCTGCAG GTGAACGGGAAGGAGCTCTCCAAGCTGTCTCAGGAGCAAACCCTAGAGGCCCTGCGCTCCTCCAAGGAGCCCCTGGTGATCCAGGTGCTGAGGCGCAGCCCCCGCCTCCGGGGCGATGGCTCCTGCCACGACCTGCAGCTGGTGGACAGTGGCACTCAGACCGATATCACCTTCGAGCACATCATGGCGCTGGGCAAGCTGCGGCCGCCCACCCCGCCCATGGTCGTCCTGGAGCC CCCCCCGATCAGCCATGAGTATTATGACCCGGCGGAGTTCATGGAGGGCAGCCAGCAGGAGGCAGACCGTATGGACGAGCTGGAGTACGAG GAGGTGGAACTGTACAAAACCAGCCACCGAGACAAGCTGGGCCTGATGGTTTGCTACCGCACGGATGACGAGGAGGACCTGGGCATCTACGTTGGAGAG GTAAATCCCAACAGCATCGCGGCCAAAGATGGCCGGATCCGTGAGGGAGACCGCATCATCCAG ATCAACGGTGTGGACGTGCAGAACCGGGAGGAGGCGGTGGCCATCCTGAGCCAGGAGGAGAACACCAACATCTCCCTGCTGGTGGCCCGGCCCGAGAGCGAG CTGACGAAGCGGTGGAAGGACAGCGACCGGGATGACTTCTTAGATGACTTTGGCCCCGAGACTGAGGGGAAGCTGAAATCCCCTCCTGCCCAGCAG CTTGGcaatgaggaggagaagggggccCCCGAGGGGGGCCCGGGGCTGAGCAACAGCCAGGAGCTGGACAGCGGGGTGGGCCGGACGGATGAGAGCACACGCAACGAGGAGAGCTCTGAGCACGACCTCCTGGGTGACGAGCCCCCGAGCACCATCAACACCCCCCGGAGCCTGCGCAAGTTTGGCCTCCCCGGGGACGCCCTGCAGAGCCGTGACTTCCACTTCAGCATGGACTCGCTGCTGGCCGAGGGCGCGGGGCTGGGCGGCGACGTCCCGGGCCTCACCGACGAGGAGTACGAGCGCTACCGGGAGCTGCTGGAGATCAAGTGCCACCTGGAGAACGGCAACCAGCCGGGCCTCCTGTTCCCCCGGGCCGCGGGCGGCAACGGCGCCCTGGACGTCAACCGCAACGAGAGCCTGGGCCACGAGATGGCCATGCTGGAGGAGGAGCTGCGGCACCTGGAGTTCAAGTGCCGCAACATCCTGCGGGCCCAGAAGATGCAGCAGCTGCGGGAGCGCTGCATGAAGGCCTGGCTGCTGGAGGAGGAGGGCCTCTACCACCTGGCCGCCGGCGAGCCCCAGAAGCGCGAGCTGTCCGACATCTCCGAGCTGCCCGAGAAGTCCGACAGGGACAGCACCAGTGCCTACAACACGGGCGAGAGCTGCCGCAGCACCCCTTTGCTGACCGAGCCCCTGCCCGAGAGCCCCCTGCGGCGCGCCGCTGCCGCCGGCAACTCCAACTTGAACCGGACCACCCCCGGGCCCCCGGGTCCCCAGGCGGCACCCCCGCCGGGCGGCCCAGCCAAGTTCCGATCCCTCTCCCGGGATCCCGAGGTGGCCCGGAGACAGCGTGCGGAGGACCGCGGCCGCCGCGGCCCCAAGCCGGGCACGGCCCTGGAGCGCGCAGGCCCCGAGGGCAGCCCTTACCTGGCGCGGCGCCCCCGCGGGCCGGGCCCCGAGGCGGAGCACTACCACAGCTGCGTGCAGCTGACCCCGCCGCACCCCCTGGACGAGCTGGGCCCCGGGCCCTTGGGCCTGGTGGGCGGCCCCCGGGCGGGAGGCGTGGTGGCGGCCCCGGGCGCCGAGGCGCCGCGCATGGAGTGGAAGGTGAAGGTGCGCAGCGACGGCACCCGCTATGTGGCCAAGCGGCCCGTGCGTGACCGGCTGCTGAAGGCCCGCGCCCTGAAGATCCGCGAGGAGCGCAGCGGCATGACCACGGATGACGACGCGGTGAGTGAGATGAAGATGGGCCGCTACTGGAGCAAGGAGGAGCGCAAGCAGCACCTGATCCGCGCGCGCGAGCAGCGGAAGCGGCGCGAGTTCATGATGCAGAGCCGGCTCGAGTGCCTGCGCGAGCAGCAGGGCGGCGACAGCAAGGCCGAGCTCAACATCATCGCCCTGAGCCACCGCAAGACCATGAAGAAGCGGAACAAGAAGATCCTGGACAACTGGATCACCATCCAGGAGATGCTGGCCCACGGCACGCGCTCCGCCGACGGCAAGCGGGTCTACAACCCGCTGCTGTCCGTCACCACCGTCTGA